Below is a genomic region from Mycolicibacter hiberniae.
CGGCAAGGCGGGCATTGAAACCTATCTGCAGACCAAGATCGTCTGGGCGCAGATGTAGCCGAAGGACCTCACCCACCATGGCTGACTTCCCCACCGCCCCCTACCGGGTCGTCCAGTGGACGACCGGCAATGTCGGCAAGAGCTCCGTGCGGGCGATCGCCGGCAACCCCAACTACGAGCTCGTAGGCCTGTTCGCGTGGTCAGACGACAAAGCGGGCCGCGACGCCGGCGAGCTGGCCGGTATCGACCCGCTCGGCGTCACCGCGACCAACGACACCGCGGCGCTGCTGGGCCTCAAGCCCGACTGCGTCGTCTACAACCCGATGTGGCTCAACGTCGACCAGTTGGTGGACATCCTCTCGTCCGGAGCCAACGTGGTGACGTCGGCGTCGTTCATCACCGGACACAACCTCGGCGCAGACCGGGCGCGCCTCGAGGCGGCCTGCCGCAAGGGCGGGTCCACCCTGTTCGGGTCTGGTGTGAGTCCGGGATTCGCCGAACTGCTGGCGATCGTGGCGGCCACGGCGTGCGACCGGGTCGACAAGATCACCATCACCGAGACAGCCGACACCACCCTCTACGACTCTCCGGACACCGAACGGCCGGTGGGCTTCGGGACCGCGATCGACGATCCGGACCTGGAACCGATGGCCTCCCGTGGCACGGCGGTATTCGCCGAAGCCGTCCGCCTGGTTGCCGACGCGATGGGCGTCGAGCTCGATGAGATCACCTGCGTGGCCGAGTACGCCCAGACCACTGCCGACCTGCCGATGGCATCGTGGACCATCCCCGCTGGGCATGTGGCCGGGGTGTTCGCCAGCTGGCGGGGAATCGCGGGCGGCCGGACCGTCGTCGACATCAACGTGCGGTGGCGCAAAGGGCAGACCCTGCAACCGGACTGGCAGCTCGACGGCGAGGGCTGGAAGATCACCGTCGACGGCCGGCCCACGGTCAACATGCAGGTCGGTTTCACTCCGCCCCCCGACCTGATCGCCTCGGCCACATCCCTCGACGACTTCTTCGAACTGGGCCACATCATGACCGCGATACCGCCGATCAACGCCATCCCGGCCGTGGTGGCCGCCGAACCGGGCATCGCCACCTATAACGATCTGCCGCTGCCGCTGCCCCGGTTTCCCGCTCAGAACAAATAGATCACCAGTACGGCGAGCCACAGCACGGTCAGCCAGGCATCCGTGGCCCGGCGCAACCAGATCGGGGCGGTGCGCACCTCCATGAAATTGCGGATGATCAACCGGGCTTTGACGGCCGACAGCACGATCACAGTGACGGTGATGGGGATGCTCGGCTCCACGGGACCGGTGCTGTGTCCCGGCGACAGCCACCAGGCCAGCACGGTGATCGCCACCAGGACAACCCAACTGCCGGCGAGCACCGGGTCGGGATGGAAGCGGGAATGCTGCGGTGTGGTCACGGGTGATTACCTCATCACGTAGAGCAGGGCGAAGATGACGACCCAGAGCAGGTCGACCATGTGCCAATAGGTCGCGGCCTGTTCGACCATGCCGACCCGCGCCCGGCGCGGGTTGCGCAGGTCCCGGTATGCGACGCCCAGAATCAGCAGGCCGATTCCGACGTGGAAAAGATGCACGCCGGTCAGGACGTAGTAAAAGCTGAAGAACGTGCTGGAATTGGTGTAGCCGGCCTGTATTTCGGCGGACCACTCGTAGATCTTGAGCACGGCGAACAACACTCCGCACAACGCCCCACCCCGGATCAGCCCGAGGGCGCCGGCCCGATCACCGGTTCGGGCGGAGTGCACACTTTGGGCCACCAGCCACGAGCTGGTGATCAACACGATGGTGTTGACCACGCCGATGGTGATGTTGAGATGCTGCTGGTCGGCCAGGAACTGCTCGGGCGCGCGAGACCGGAATAGCAGGTAGGCGACGAAGTAGCCGCCGAAGATGATCAAGTCGCCGAGCACCATGAACCACATGTGGCCGTCACCGGGCAGGTGCGTCGCGCTCGTGGAATTCGGAGCCATCCGGGCGGGTGCTTGCTGGTCAGTCATGGCTGATCCCCCGTCTTCAGGTGACCGGCGGCGAGCCGGGGACTTCCCGCCGGCCGCTGAGATACATGATCGGAAAGATCAGCCCGATCCAAGCTGCGAAGATCACCACAGCGATGTAGAACGAGATGAGGCCGTTCCAGGCGAAGGCGCCCGATTCGAACAGCCACATCTGCGTCGCGATCACCTCGGTGACGATCTGCCAGACGCTCAGGTAGGCAAACCATTTCGGGAAGATCTTGTTTTTGTCGTAGAAGATCGCCACCGCCAGGCAGAAATAGGCGGCGGTGAAACAGCCCAGCGAACCGTTGTAACTCAGCGTGCCCAGGTCGTAGAAGAACCGCACCAGCTCAGGGTCGCGGTCCGGCCGGAACACCGCGAGTAGATAGCACAGCATCATCAGCTGAAAGCCCGGGACCGCCCCGACTGCCATAGCGCCGATGTAGCCGTAGGCCAGCACCGAACCGGAGCTCATCCGCTTCATGTGATATCCGATGAGCCCGTTGGAGATCGCGGCACCACCGGTGATCACCAGCAGCATCACGAAGCCGATCTGGATCGTCAGCGCGTGCTGGCGATACCAGCCCTGGATCTCGGGTATGCCGACATCGGGGCGCGGCGGCGGCGTCACCCTGCCCAGCAGACAGACGCCCAGGCCCATCAACAGGTAGAACGCCACCGACACCCAGAACACCACCCGCACATCCGGTCTGCCGCCGTCCGGCGGTGGTTCTTCGACGTCGGTGCCGTAGAGCAGCGCGGCGATGCTCACCGCGCCGGTCCTTCGATCAGACCTTCGCTCACCCCTTGCCGATACAGCGCGTCACGCAGCGCGAAGAACATCGCGATGACGAATATCGCGAAGGCACTGTTGCGGATCCAGAACGAGATCAGGCCGTCCCAGGCCAGCGGCCCGGTGGTGAACACCGAGGCCGCCGTGGAGGGCAGCATCGCCAGTGCGGTGAGCACCGACAAATGCGCCACCCAACGCGGGAACACCGGATCGGGCCCCCGGTCGAAATAGACGGCGCAGGCCAGCATCGCGAACTGCGCCACGCTCATGCCCACGGGCGCGATGAAGGACAGCCACGCCATGTCGTTGAGGGCTTGGACGATCTCTGGGTTGCGATCCGTGCGAAACGCCGCCACCCCGAAGTAGATGTTGGACAGCGCGAACAGTGTCGCGCCGCTGACCACGGCCGCCAGGTAGGCATAGGCGAAGACATGGCTTTGGGTCGACATCCGTTTCATCTGGCCCACGATCAGCACCAGGAACGGCACGATCATGATTCCGCACAGGTTGAAGCCGACCATGCTCAGCCGGATCCAGGACCGATGCTCGTCGTAGAACCGCGCCACCTGTTCGGCGGACATGGTCGGCGACATCGGCGGGAAGAAACCCGGGAACGCCACGAACATCGCCAGCAGCACCGCGGCGACCACCGGGCCCGACCACAGCAGCACCAGTTGGGCCCGGAATGCGCTGGCCTGCGGGGTCTCCTCCGCCGCGGCGATCATCTGCATGGTGTAGCCCCTTCGCTGCTCGCCCGGCGATCCCGACCAGTCGCACGGGAATCGCCGCCGCTAGCCGATCGACTACCCGAAAATAGCCGAGCGGCTACCCCACGGTCAATGCCCGTCGGACGCCTCCGGCGCGTCGATGAATCGTTTAGTGAGCCGGAGCAATTGGGCGCGCAGCTTCTCATCGTCGATATCGCCCACCAGGGGGTGCATCACGCCGACGGCGATAGCGCCGGACAGCATTGCCGCCGAGACCACCGCGTCGTCGCCGGCGTCGCCGACCAGCACCCCGTAGAGCCGCGCGATGAACTGCTGAAAGGGCTGATACTCGGCCAGCAGCCGGACGATCACCGGATCGAACTGCAAGGTGCTGGCCACACCTCGCCGGCGCACCGCCATGTCGATGACCCCATCGAGCAACACCTCGCGGGCCAGCGGGCGGCTCTGCTGGGCTTCGGCGGCCTCCAGAGCCTCCTCCAAGGCACCCAGCTCCCGCTCGGTGAGTGCGACCACGATTTCCTCTTTGGTTTTGAACTGGTGATAGACCGCTGCCTTGGTGACACCGATCGCATCCGCGATCATCTGCAGCGATGTTCCGCCCACCCCGTGGTCGCCGATCAGCACCAGCGCGGCATCGAGAATGCGGGTTTGGGCTGCGCTGCGGACGATGTGGCGGAATGGGCCGGCGGCCGGGGTGGAAGCCATGCGACGAGGGTAGCCATTCGGCTAGTCCGATAACAGCCGCTCCGCCGCCGAGTAGGGATCAAGGGCGCCGCCGGCGACCTGTTCGGTGAGGCCTTCCAGCGCGGGATGGGTGCGCAAGCGGGTCTGCGCCAGGGACAGGATCAGGGCCCGCGCGCGCGCCAGGCGCCGCAGCGGACTGTCGGCGCGGTCGTGGGCCTCAATGGCGGCCACCAGGTCGTCGAGCCCGTCGCCGCGCGCAGCGATCAGGGTGAGAATCGGTGCACCGGTGTGGTGCAACTCGACCCGCAGATCGCGAACGGTCTGCTCGGCCCCCTCGCGGTCGGCCTTGTTGACCACCACGATGTCGGCCACCTCCAGCAATCCGGCCTTGGCGGCCTGGATCGCGTCGCCGGCACCGGGATTGAGCACCACGACCGTCGGGTCGGCGATCGCGGCGATCTCGATCTCGGATTGGCCCACCCCCACCGTCTCCAACAGCAGCACATCGAAGCCGAGGGCGGCGAGCAACTGGATGGCCGCGGGCACCGCTTCGGCCAGCCCGCCCAGGTGCCCGCGGGCCGCCACCGACCGGATCAGCACCGCCGGGTCGTGGATGTGCTCGGCCATCCGGATCCGATCCCCTAGCAGCGCGCCACCACTGAACGGTGAAGACGGGTCCACCGCGAGCACCGCAACCCGCAGGCCGCGCTGCCGGTATGCGCCGACCAGCGCCCCGATCGTGGTGGACTTGCCCGCACCCGGCGGACCGGTCACCCCGATGACGCGCGTGGCGGCGGGTCCGACCGCGGACAGCACCTCGGCACGCCGACCGCTCTCGACCAGGCTGAGCAGTCGCCCGGTGGCGCGCACTGAACCGGCACGCGCCGCGGCGAGCAACTCGTCGATGGTCATCGGTGGATCAGTTCTTGTTGGCGGTGAGCCGATCGATGATGCAGGCGAAGTCGTCGGTCTTGAACGACAGGTCCTCGGCCATGTTCGCGAAATCCAGAGTGGCCAGCACCGCGCGCTCCAAGTGGATGTTGAGCAGCCGCTTGGTGCTCTCCACCGCCTGACGGGGAAGCTCGCAGATGCGCCGGGCACACGAGATCGCTTCGGCCACCGGGTCTTCCACCACGTGGTTGGCCAGCCCCAGCTGCGCCGCCCGGGCGGCGGGAATACGGGCCCCGGTCAGGGCGTACTCCTTGGCCAACAGCAGGCTCATCTGCAACGGCCAGGTCAGCGGACCGCCGTCCGCGGCGACCAGGCCCACCTGTACGTGCGGGTCGGCCAGATAGGCCGATTCGGCCATGTAGACGATGTCGCTCAGCGCCACCAGACTGCAGCCCAACCCGACGGCGGGCCCGTTCACCGCGGCGATGACGGGCGTGCGGCAGCGCGCCATGCCCAAGACGATCTCGCGCCCGTGTGCGATCGTCTTGGCGCGCAACTTGTCATCGCGCCGCAGTTCGTCGAGGTAGGCGAAGTCGCCGCCGGCGGAGAACGCTCGCCCGCTGCCGGTCAGCACCGCCGCCCGGGCGTCGTCGTCCTCATCGAGGAGCGGCCACAGTTTCGCCAGGCCGGTGTGCAGCGCGTCGTTGACGGCATTGAGCGCATCGGGGCGGTTGAGGGTGATGATCCGCAGTGGGCCGTCGGCGCGCACATCGATCTCAGCAGGCATGTCGTACACGTCAGACTCCTTTTTCGATACTGGCGATCACTGCTGCATTGGTCGTGACCCGCTTCGCCCGGGCTGCGCCCGCACCCGCGATCACTGCTTCATCGGTCGTGACCCGCTTCGCCCGGGCTGCGCCCGCACTCGCGATCACTGCGTCAATCCCAGAATGCGGCCGGCAATGATGTTCTTCTGGATCTGCGAGGTGCCACCCATCACGCTTTGGGCGCGGCTGTACAGGTAGGCGCTGAGCAGGTCCGGATCGTCGACGCCGCCCACCGCCAGCGCCGCATGGCCGACGGACTGCTCCACCCACGTCATCAGCAGCTTGTCCAGCGAGCCTTCCGGGCCGTGCGAAAGCCCGTCGAGCTGTTCGGAGAGCCGGCGGCGCACATGCAACCGCAGCATCTCGGTTTCCACCGCCGCCCAAGCCAATTCGTCGGGAACCTCGGCGCCGGCGGCGTCGACGCGTGCGGCCATCTGGCGGACCAGTTTGCCGTAGCGGGCCGAGTAGCCCAACGTCGACGGCTCCCGCTCGTGGCCGACCACTGTCATCGCCAGCGCCCAGCCCTCTCCCGGCTGACCGATCATCTGACTCGCCGGCACCCGCGCTCCGTCGAAGAGCACCTGACCGAACTCGGTGGTGACGCCGTTGATCATCCGCAGCGGCCGCTGTTCGATTCCGGGCTGGTGCATCGAGATGATGAATGCCGAGATGCCCCGGTGCCGTGGCGCGTCCTTGTCGGTGCGGGCCAGCAGCAGACACCAGTCGGCGACGTCGGAGTAGCTGGTCCAGATCTTGTGCCCGTGGATGACGTAGTCGTCGCCCTCCCGGGTCGCGGTGGTGGTCAGCGACGCCAGATCCGAGCCGGCCCCGGGCTCGGAGAATCCCTGGCACCAGCGTTGGCTGCCGTCGATCATTCCGGGCAGGAACCGTTGCTGCAGTTCCTTGCTCGCGTGCCGTCCAAGCCCGACGACCAGATACCCCAGACTCGGACGCGGCGGTGCACCGGCGGCGGCGAGTTCCTCGTCGACGATGACGTCGAAGACCGGCGGCAGCTCCTGGCCGCCGTACTCACGCGGCCAGGAGACCCCGAAGAACCCGCCCGCATAGAGTGCCTGGTGCCATTCGCCCTGACGCGTCCAGTACTCGTCGTCGCCGGCGGCGGGAAAGGTGCCGGCCCGCTCGGCCAGCCAGGACCGAAGCCTGCTGCGGAAGTCGGCCTCGGCGGGCGAGTCACGAAAGTCCATCTGCGATCTCCCTTATCGTCACGGGCCACAGGCCGGTCGAGGTCAAGGCGCGCCGCAGATACAGGTGCGCCGCGCACTCCCAGGTGTTGCCGATTCCACCGTGCACCTGGATCGCGGTCTCGCAGACCGTCCGGGCGGCCCGGGCGGAGTAGATCTTGGCGATCCGCGCGGCACGCACCGCCTCTGCCGCCGATGCCGCGTCCACCGCCCAGGCCGCATGCCGCAGCACACTCACCGATCCCTCGATGAGCGCCAGCCCCTCGGCGAGCAGGTGGGCGACGGCCTGATAGGAGCCGATGGGTTTGCCGTACTGCTCCCGGATCTTGGCGTAATCGCATGCCAGGGCGTGGGCGCCACGGGCGGTGCCGACCAGATCCGCGCAGGTCGCGACCAGCGCCAGCGCCTGCCAGCGCAGCGCGTCCTGGGCCCCGAGCTCGCCGAGTGACTGCGCCGTACCGGCAAGGTCGGCGACGGGCCGGGTCAGGTCAGCTCCGGTTCGGACCGCGCCGAGCGGGGCCGTCGCCACCTCGCGCTCGCGCACCCGCACGGCCTGTGCGGCACCGCGCGCGTCGATGGCGGTGTCGGCGACCGCAACGGTGGCAGGCCCCGCCCCAAGATCGACGTGGCGGCGAAGATCGTCGGCGAGCACCGGCCCTAAAAAGGCGACGTCGACCAGACCGCGACCGAACTCCTCGGCGACGATGGCCACCTCTACCCCCGATGCGCCATCGGAACGCAAAGCGCGCCAGCCGGTCTGGTTGACGGCACGTTCCAGCCTGGCGATCCGGCCGGCATCATCGAGCTCGGCCACCGAATCCGGCCCCAGATCGTCGGCAAGCTTGGCCGCTGCGTCCCGCAGCTGACGCTGCTCGGCATTCAGCCGGACGTCCATAGGCTCTCCTTCAGTAGTCGGCGCAACAGCTTTCCGGACGGCAACCGGGGAATCTCGGGAACGAACACAACCCGGCGCAGGCGCTTATAGGACGCGAGGCGCTCGCCGACCAGTTCGCACAGCTCCGCGTCGCTGACGGGTGCGCGCAGCGCGACCGCTGCGACGACCGCCTCGCCGTCACGCTCGTCGGGCACCCCGAACACGCCGCAGTCGGCGACCGCGGGATGTTCGTGCAGCACGGCCTCGATCTCGGCCGGGGCGACCTGAAAGCCGCGCACCTTGATCATCTCCTTACAGCGGTCGGTGATCCGCAGCCAACCGTCGCCGTCGAGGTATCCGACGTCACCGGTGTGAAACCACCCGTCGCGCACGACTTCTGCGGTCGCCGAAGCCGGAAGATAGCCGGCCATCAGCGATGCAGACCGCACCAGGATCTCGCCTGCGACGCCGGGCGGCACCGGCTGCCCGGCGGTGTCGCCATCGAGGCCCACCACCTTCACCTCGACTCCCGGCACCGGCATCCCGACGCTGTCCAGGCGCGCGGCGCCAACCGGATTGCAGGCGATCACCGGAAGTTCGCTGGTGCCGTAGGCCGGCACGAAGGGCACCCCGGTGCGCCGGGTGACGGTGTCGGCCACAGCCGCGGTCACCGGAGTGGCACCCCACATGATGAACCGCAGCGAGGACAGGTCGAATGATTCCAGGCCGGGGTGTGCGGCGATAGCCAGGGCGATCGGCGCCACCGCCATCTCCACGGTGATCCGGTCGGTCTCGATCGATCGCAGCATCACGTCGACGTCGAACCGCCGGTGCAACCGCACCCATGCGCCAACGCTGAGCGCGGTCGCGATGTTGAGCAGGCCGAGGATGTGGGATGGCGGCGTCGCCACCTGCAGGCGGTCGGCGGCGCTCAGACCCAGCGCATCGCGCCAGTGCTCCACCGCTGCGGCCAGCGAGGCGTGCGTGTGCCGAACCGCTTTGGGCATCCCGGTGGTTCCGGAGCTGAACACCAGCAGCGCGTCGGACCCGGCCGGCGGCGGATCGCCGGCCCAGCGGCCGGCGGGGGTGGTCGTGATGTCGTCCAGGTGCCGCATCGGCATCAGTTCGGCCAGCACCGGGTGGTCTCCGAGGGCATAACCCGGTTGCGCCAGCGCCAGGGCGTGGGCCACCTCGTCGCGCTTCCAGGCAGGGCTGATCAGGGCGGCCACGGCGCCCAGACGCCAGATGGCGCGCACCGCGATGACGAATTCCGGCCGGTTCGACGACATCACCGCCACCCGGTCCCCGGCCCGGACACCGTCGGCTGCCAGGACGGCCGCCAGGGCCTCGGCACGCGCGTCGATCTCGGACAGCTGCAACTGCCGGTCCTCGAAGGCGAGCACTGCGGTGGACGTGCCTGACAACATTTGAGAAGATCCTATCGGT
It encodes:
- a CDS encoding NAD(P)H-dependent amine dehydrogenase family protein, with translation MADFPTAPYRVVQWTTGNVGKSSVRAIAGNPNYELVGLFAWSDDKAGRDAGELAGIDPLGVTATNDTAALLGLKPDCVVYNPMWLNVDQLVDILSSGANVVTSASFITGHNLGADRARLEAACRKGGSTLFGSGVSPGFAELLAIVAATACDRVDKITITETADTTLYDSPDTERPVGFGTAIDDPDLEPMASRGTAVFAEAVRLVADAMGVELDEITCVAEYAQTTADLPMASWTIPAGHVAGVFASWRGIAGGRTVVDINVRWRKGQTLQPDWQLDGEGWKITVDGRPTVNMQVGFTPPPDLIASATSLDDFFELGHIMTAIPPINAIPAVVAAEPGIATYNDLPLPLPRFPAQNK
- a CDS encoding cytochrome C oxidase subunit IV family protein; this encodes MTTPQHSRFHPDPVLAGSWVVLVAITVLAWWLSPGHSTGPVEPSIPITVTVIVLSAVKARLIIRNFMEVRTAPIWLRRATDAWLTVLWLAVLVIYLF
- a CDS encoding cytochrome c oxidase subunit 3; protein product: MTDQQAPARMAPNSTSATHLPGDGHMWFMVLGDLIIFGGYFVAYLLFRSRAPEQFLADQQHLNITIGVVNTIVLITSSWLVAQSVHSARTGDRAGALGLIRGGALCGVLFAVLKIYEWSAEIQAGYTNSSTFFSFYYVLTGVHLFHVGIGLLILGVAYRDLRNPRRARVGMVEQAATYWHMVDLLWVVIFALLYVMR
- a CDS encoding TetR/AcrR family transcriptional regulator; this translates as MASTPAAGPFRHIVRSAAQTRILDAALVLIGDHGVGGTSLQMIADAIGVTKAAVYHQFKTKEEIVVALTERELGALEEALEAAEAQQSRPLAREVLLDGVIDMAVRRRGVASTLQFDPVIVRLLAEYQPFQQFIARLYGVLVGDAGDDAVVSAAMLSGAIAVGVMHPLVGDIDDEKLRAQLLRLTKRFIDAPEASDGH
- the meaB gene encoding methylmalonyl Co-A mutase-associated GTPase MeaB codes for the protein MTIDELLAAARAGSVRATGRLLSLVESGRRAEVLSAVGPAATRVIGVTGPPGAGKSTTIGALVGAYRQRGLRVAVLAVDPSSPFSGGALLGDRIRMAEHIHDPAVLIRSVAARGHLGGLAEAVPAAIQLLAALGFDVLLLETVGVGQSEIEIAAIADPTVVVLNPGAGDAIQAAKAGLLEVADIVVVNKADREGAEQTVRDLRVELHHTGAPILTLIAARGDGLDDLVAAIEAHDRADSPLRRLARARALILSLAQTRLRTHPALEGLTEQVAGGALDPYSAAERLLSD
- a CDS encoding enoyl-CoA hydratase/isomerase family protein — protein: MYDMPAEIDVRADGPLRIITLNRPDALNAVNDALHTGLAKLWPLLDEDDDARAAVLTGSGRAFSAGGDFAYLDELRRDDKLRAKTIAHGREIVLGMARCRTPVIAAVNGPAVGLGCSLVALSDIVYMAESAYLADPHVQVGLVAADGGPLTWPLQMSLLLAKEYALTGARIPAARAAQLGLANHVVEDPVAEAISCARRICELPRQAVESTKRLLNIHLERAVLATLDFANMAEDLSFKTDDFACIIDRLTANKN
- a CDS encoding acyl-CoA dehydrogenase family protein, with protein sequence MDFRDSPAEADFRSRLRSWLAERAGTFPAAGDDEYWTRQGEWHQALYAGGFFGVSWPREYGGQELPPVFDVIVDEELAAAGAPPRPSLGYLVVGLGRHASKELQQRFLPGMIDGSQRWCQGFSEPGAGSDLASLTTTATREGDDYVIHGHKIWTSYSDVADWCLLLARTDKDAPRHRGISAFIISMHQPGIEQRPLRMINGVTTEFGQVLFDGARVPASQMIGQPGEGWALAMTVVGHEREPSTLGYSARYGKLVRQMAARVDAAGAEVPDELAWAAVETEMLRLHVRRRLSEQLDGLSHGPEGSLDKLLMTWVEQSVGHAALAVGGVDDPDLLSAYLYSRAQSVMGGTSQIQKNIIAGRILGLTQ
- a CDS encoding acyl-CoA dehydrogenase family protein, producing MDVRLNAEQRQLRDAAAKLADDLGPDSVAELDDAGRIARLERAVNQTGWRALRSDGASGVEVAIVAEEFGRGLVDVAFLGPVLADDLRRHVDLGAGPATVAVADTAIDARGAAQAVRVREREVATAPLGAVRTGADLTRPVADLAGTAQSLGELGAQDALRWQALALVATCADLVGTARGAHALACDYAKIREQYGKPIGSYQAVAHLLAEGLALIEGSVSVLRHAAWAVDAASAAEAVRAARIAKIYSARAARTVCETAIQVHGGIGNTWECAAHLYLRRALTSTGLWPVTIREIADGLS
- a CDS encoding class I adenylate-forming enzyme family protein, with protein sequence MLSGTSTAVLAFEDRQLQLSEIDARAEALAAVLAADGVRAGDRVAVMSSNRPEFVIAVRAIWRLGAVAALISPAWKRDEVAHALALAQPGYALGDHPVLAELMPMRHLDDITTTPAGRWAGDPPPAGSDALLVFSSGTTGMPKAVRHTHASLAAAVEHWRDALGLSAADRLQVATPPSHILGLLNIATALSVGAWVRLHRRFDVDVMLRSIETDRITVEMAVAPIALAIAAHPGLESFDLSSLRFIMWGATPVTAAVADTVTRRTGVPFVPAYGTSELPVIACNPVGAARLDSVGMPVPGVEVKVVGLDGDTAGQPVPPGVAGEILVRSASLMAGYLPASATAEVVRDGWFHTGDVGYLDGDGWLRITDRCKEMIKVRGFQVAPAEIEAVLHEHPAVADCGVFGVPDERDGEAVVAAVALRAPVSDAELCELVGERLASYKRLRRVVFVPEIPRLPSGKLLRRLLKESLWTSG